The Panacibacter microcysteis genome includes a window with the following:
- the secA gene encoding preprotein translocase subunit SecA, translating into MLKFISKLIGGNKSEKDVKQIEPVVVKINQHFQQYQSLSNDALRNKTLEFRQRIKDQLKDIDNEIESKKQQAEALAASDIQSKDTIYTEIDNLKKDRDKEIEKALEAILPEAFAVVKETARRFKENPQMIATATQLDRELSVKPNKSYIKIEGEQSVFNNTWTAAGGQVTWNMVHYDVQLIGGIVLHQGKIAEMATGEGKTLVSTLPAYLNALAGEGVHIVTVNDYLARRDSEWNGTIYEWLGLTVDCIDKHQPNTQQRRNAYLADITYGTNNEFGFDYLRDNMVHNPDEMVQRKHHFAMVDEVDSVLIDDARTPLIISGPVGHSDNTQQFFDLKPRIEKLVDAQKRAVNQFLNEAKKKIAEGNDDPKDGGLALFRAHRGLPKSTALIKFLSEPGIRQKLQRSENYYLADQQKEMPKADEELYFYIDEKNNSVELTDKGIQLITRSGEDVNFFVIPDIGVDLASIDNNTTLQQEEKIKQKEVLLNEYGIKTDRIHTVQQLLKAYTLFDKDVEYVVMDGAVKIVDEQTGRILDGRRYSDGLHQAIEAKENVKIEAATQTYATVTLQNYFRMYHKLCGMTGTAETEAGEFWSIYKLDVVSIPTNIPIVRVDEHDLVYKTKREKYGSVIEKIEELRNAGRPVLVGTTSIEVSELLSRMLKQKQVPHNVLNAKQHAREAQVVAEAGLAGAVTIATNMAGRGTDIKLGPGVKDAGGLAIIGTERHESRRVDRQLRGRAGRQGDPGSSQFYVSLEDDLMRMFGSERIAKVMDFAGYKEGEVIQHSMITKSIERAQKKVEENNFGIRKRLLEYDDVMNKQRTVVYTKRNHALFGERLALDLDNAFYDVAEGLVNTFKENNDFEGFRLEVIVNFGIDTAITPEDFNKGNENDLALRLYNEAAANYQAKRNELGKRVIPVFSNIRQSQGQHIQNVVVPFTDGKKGLQVLANLDKTIATEGAEMSNAVEKTITLAFIDDAWKEHLRSMDDLKQSVQTAHYEQKDPLVIYKQEAYLLFKQMDSAINRDIVNFLCHADIPMEQRPADIKEGREQKTDMSRMQSNKAEVEAAGEDYAANEKDQYQEQSAVRQEPVKVGPKIGRNDPCPCGSGKKYKNCHGRDL; encoded by the coding sequence ATGTTGAAGTTTATTTCAAAACTAATAGGCGGAAATAAAAGCGAAAAAGATGTAAAACAGATTGAGCCGGTTGTCGTTAAGATCAATCAGCACTTTCAGCAATACCAGTCTCTTTCCAACGATGCCCTTAGAAACAAAACCCTTGAATTCAGGCAGCGTATCAAGGACCAGCTAAAAGATATAGATAACGAGATCGAATCAAAAAAACAACAGGCTGAGGCACTGGCTGCGTCTGACATTCAGTCAAAAGATACAATTTATACGGAGATAGATAATCTCAAAAAGGACCGGGACAAAGAAATAGAAAAAGCTCTTGAAGCAATATTGCCGGAAGCCTTTGCTGTAGTAAAAGAAACAGCCCGCCGTTTCAAAGAAAACCCTCAAATGATTGCAACGGCTACACAACTTGACAGGGAATTAAGTGTAAAGCCCAATAAATCTTACATCAAGATTGAAGGTGAGCAGTCCGTTTTCAATAATACCTGGACAGCCGCCGGCGGCCAGGTTACATGGAACATGGTTCACTACGATGTGCAACTTATCGGTGGTATCGTTTTGCACCAGGGAAAGATCGCAGAAATGGCAACCGGTGAAGGTAAAACGCTGGTTTCTACACTGCCTGCTTACCTGAACGCTTTGGCAGGAGAAGGTGTACACATTGTAACGGTGAACGATTATCTTGCCCGTCGCGACTCTGAGTGGAACGGAACGATTTATGAATGGCTTGGATTAACAGTTGATTGCATTGACAAGCATCAACCCAATACGCAACAACGCAGAAATGCTTACCTGGCAGATATAACCTACGGAACCAATAACGAATTTGGCTTTGATTACCTGCGCGATAACATGGTACACAATCCTGATGAAATGGTTCAGCGTAAACACCATTTTGCAATGGTAGATGAGGTTGACTCCGTGTTAATCGACGATGCAAGAACGCCGTTAATTATTTCAGGCCCGGTTGGTCACAGCGACAATACACAACAGTTTTTCGACCTTAAGCCAAGGATAGAAAAACTGGTAGATGCACAAAAACGTGCCGTGAACCAGTTTTTGAACGAGGCAAAGAAAAAAATCGCGGAAGGCAATGATGATCCGAAAGATGGTGGCCTGGCACTTTTCCGTGCGCATCGTGGCTTGCCAAAAAGCACTGCCTTAATTAAGTTTTTGAGCGAGCCTGGTATACGTCAGAAATTACAACGTTCGGAAAATTACTACCTCGCAGACCAGCAAAAAGAAATGCCCAAGGCAGATGAAGAACTTTACTTCTATATAGACGAGAAAAATAATTCTGTTGAACTTACTGATAAAGGTATTCAACTGATTACCCGTTCCGGAGAAGATGTAAACTTTTTCGTAATTCCTGATATTGGTGTCGACCTTGCTTCGATTGATAATAATACTACGTTACAACAGGAAGAAAAGATAAAACAAAAAGAAGTTTTGCTAAATGAATACGGTATAAAAACAGACCGCATACATACCGTGCAACAGCTTCTGAAAGCATATACCCTTTTTGATAAGGATGTTGAGTACGTTGTAATGGATGGGGCAGTGAAAATCGTTGACGAGCAGACAGGCCGTATTCTCGATGGCCGCCGCTACAGTGATGGTTTACACCAGGCAATCGAAGCCAAAGAAAACGTAAAGATTGAAGCTGCTACACAAACTTATGCAACAGTAACCTTGCAAAATTACTTCCGCATGTACCACAAGCTTTGCGGCATGACCGGTACTGCGGAAACAGAAGCAGGCGAATTCTGGAGCATTTACAAGCTGGATGTTGTGTCTATACCTACCAATATTCCCATAGTGCGTGTGGATGAACATGACCTTGTATACAAGACCAAGAGAGAAAAATACGGTTCTGTAATTGAAAAAATTGAAGAACTCCGTAATGCCGGAAGACCGGTACTTGTTGGTACTACCTCAATCGAAGTGAGTGAATTGCTTAGCCGTATGCTTAAGCAAAAACAAGTTCCGCATAATGTGCTTAATGCAAAGCAGCATGCAAGAGAAGCTCAGGTTGTGGCAGAAGCCGGCCTGGCGGGTGCTGTAACGATTGCGACCAACATGGCCGGTCGTGGTACAGATATTAAGCTGGGACCAGGTGTAAAAGATGCGGGTGGCTTGGCAATCATTGGTACAGAGCGCCACGAAAGCCGGCGTGTAGACAGGCAGTTACGCGGCCGTGCAGGCCGCCAGGGAGACCCGGGTTCTTCCCAGTTTTATGTTTCGCTGGAGGATGACCTGATGCGCATGTTTGGCAGTGAACGTATTGCCAAAGTAATGGATTTTGCAGGCTATAAAGAAGGCGAGGTAATACAGCATAGTATGATTACCAAAAGCATTGAACGTGCACAAAAGAAAGTAGAGGAAAACAACTTTGGTATTCGTAAACGTTTGCTGGAATATGATGATGTAATGAACAAGCAACGTACTGTGGTTTATACAAAACGCAACCACGCATTATTTGGCGAGCGTCTGGCGCTTGACCTTGACAATGCATTTTATGATGTTGCTGAAGGACTGGTAAATACGTTTAAAGAGAACAATGATTTTGAGGGTTTTCGCCTTGAAGTAATTGTAAACTTTGGTATTGATACAGCTATTACACCGGAAGATTTTAATAAAGGCAATGAGAATGACCTGGCACTAAGATTATACAATGAAGCTGCTGCAAATTACCAGGCCAAAAGAAATGAATTGGGTAAACGCGTTATACCGGTTTTTAGCAATATCCGCCAAAGCCAGGGACAACACATACAGAACGTAGTGGTACCGTTTACTGATGGTAAAAAAGGCTTACAGGTACTTGCCAATCTGGATAAAACAATAGCCACAGAAGGTGCGGAAATGAGCAATGCAGTGGAAAAAACCATTACCCTTGCTTTTATAGATGATGCGTGGAAAGAGCACCTCCGTTCTATGGATGACCTTAAGCAAAGTGTACAAACAGCGCACTATGAGCAGAAAGATCCGTTGGTTATCTATAAGCAGGAAGCCTACCTTTTGTTTAAGCAAATGGATAGTGCGATAAACCGGGATATAGTGAATTTCCTGTGCCATGCCGATATACCGATGGAACAGCGCCCTGCCGATATTAAAGAAGGCCGCGAACAAAAGACTGATATGAGCCGCATGCAGTCTAACAAAGCAGAGGTTGAAGCTGCGGGTGAAGATTATGCAGCCAATGAGAAAGACCAATACCAGGAGCAATCTGCGGTAAGGCAGGAGCCGGTGAAAGTGGGCCCAAAGATCGGGCGTAACGATCCCTGCCCTTGTGGTAGCGGAAAGAAATACAAGAACTGCCACGGAAGAGACTTATAA
- a CDS encoding PorP/SprF family type IX secretion system membrane protein — protein sequence MKKKYIYVAITCLLAGIQSLRAQDLHFSQYYNSPLLINPANTGFAPDVDYRVGINYRNQWASVTPNPYKTMSAWGDVQLFNNRFDNGWVGLGGSLLRDQAGSGGLVSTKGFASIAYHQLLGMNSLLSGGFNVGFANKRIDIGKLTFDNQWNNKFFDSNIPSGEAFAYNSVTYLDLQLGLNYAYFAGDYAYFNAGFSAMHINRPRESFFANNITDVRIDPRYTLFLNGSFRVNEQWIVNPNVYVSKMANAWETVAGLNAHYNLSGDGSSRLIGGIYVRLKDSFIPMFGYQWNNIAATVSYDATSSSLGTYNQTRGAYELSIVKSGFFSPGGKNIKCPTVSF from the coding sequence ATGAAGAAAAAATATATCTATGTTGCCATAACCTGCTTGTTAGCGGGCATACAATCACTTCGTGCGCAGGATTTGCATTTTTCGCAGTATTACAATTCGCCGCTGCTTATAAACCCTGCCAATACCGGCTTCGCGCCGGATGTAGATTACCGCGTGGGTATAAATTACAGAAACCAGTGGGCCAGCGTTACGCCCAACCCATACAAAACGATGAGTGCATGGGGCGATGTGCAGCTCTTCAACAATCGTTTTGATAATGGCTGGGTGGGTCTCGGCGGTTCGTTGTTGAGAGACCAGGCTGGCAGTGGCGGGCTCGTTTCTACCAAAGGTTTTGCATCAATCGCATACCACCAGTTACTGGGTATGAACAGTCTGCTGAGTGGTGGCTTTAATGTCGGCTTTGCCAATAAACGAATAGATATTGGTAAGCTCACCTTCGATAACCAATGGAATAACAAATTCTTCGATTCCAACATTCCAAGCGGCGAAGCTTTTGCTTACAATTCAGTCACCTATCTCGATCTTCAGCTCGGGCTTAATTACGCTTATTTCGCGGGTGATTACGCGTATTTCAACGCCGGGTTTAGCGCAATGCATATCAACAGGCCACGAGAATCTTTTTTTGCCAACAATATTACAGATGTGAGAATCGATCCGCGTTACACCCTGTTTTTAAATGGCAGTTTCCGCGTTAATGAACAATGGATCGTAAACCCAAATGTATATGTTAGTAAGATGGCGAATGCATGGGAAACGGTTGCCGGTTTAAATGCACACTACAACCTCAGTGGAGATGGCAGCTCCAGGCTTATCGGCGGCATTTATGTAAGGCTTAAGGATTCATTCATACCCATGTTTGGATACCAATGGAATAATATCGCAGCCACTGTAAGTTATGATGCTACCAGCTCCTCGCTTGGCACCTACAATCAAACAAGAGGGGCCTATGAACTTTCAATTGTAAAGAGTGGTTTTTTCAGTCCGGGGGGTAAAAATATCAAGTGTCCTACCGTGTCATTTTAA
- a CDS encoding PKD domain-containing protein has product MTRFCFVFIVLLAFASPSYSQALEFIQNKGQWDEKVKFKSDMGGSVFFLQQTGYRVRLNKKEDLEKIAASYSGHVHGKNDKMVSSAALSLTTAGAPDNKTNHENNGGTQSPVVLHSHAYEVNFLNASANAVAIPDKPLDTYNNYFIGNDPSKWASGCSIYYGITYKNMYPGIDVRYYSDRGNLKYDIIVNPNADISKLALKFDGVNGLAVKNGNLVIKTSLGDVSELSPYSYQFDAKGKTEVDAKYVVDGNIVRFKLGNYSKNATLVIDPTLIFSSFSASISDNWGFTATYDGAGNFYGGGISFATGFPVSPGAFQETFGGGQEFENTSGYDIALIKLTPNGFNRIYATYIGGSGNEQPHSLIVDNAGDLVIAGRTSSPNYPTTASTFGPGGGFDIILTILNPTGTALVGSRKIGGSGSDGLNIQQNSSGSIKSLFRNYGDDARSEVIVDRNNNIYLASCTQSTNFPVTAGAAQGSSGGGQDGVVIKASPNLSNILFSTYLGGSGDDAAFVLSINPTNNNIYVAGGTTSNNLRGTGGVNGPVLFSAFSGGACDGFVSILNNAGSSLIKTVYVASANAGSDDVVYGIQFDRKGFPYITGTTTVAFPLAGNPAFNSQSSGKQFITKMQPTLNGVVYSTNFGKAGSSVPDISPTAFLVDRCENVYVAGWGGGLNLRFANAGTQGLITTPDAIRPTSDGSDFYFFILEKNALSQLYGTFFGNIDPIADVGDHVDGGTSRFDSEGIIYEALCANCRKEGTFPTAPASVWGRVNPAQGGAECNLAMVKIAFEFAGVGSAIRSSIAGVPRDTAGCVPLTVDFTDTIGNAQKYIWNFGDGSADTTTPTANVSHTFNSIGKFRVRLISIDSNTCNIADTSYLTIKVGANKADLAINVQKLDPCEALLYQFNNNSVAPPSFPFGAQSFEWSFGDGITLISDQTSLTHSYAAPGTYKVVLRLIDTSYCNYPDSIAITLRVAVNVDALFETPASGCAPYTAVFTNTSIGGAQFTWDFGDGTTSTEENPVHVFTTPGTYTVRMIASDPNTCNKIDSTLQTIIVSASPAAAFTFSPQVPKENQEYTFTNSSLGAVKYKWDFGDGDTIVTTRIDTTIKHTYSATGTFNVCLTATNQYGCDSTVCAPISAIIVPLVDVPNAFTPNGDGTNDIVRVRGFGIAKMDWRIYNRWGTMVFRGTTVKQAWDGKYNGVLQPQEVYVYVLDITYSDGTKYRKSGDITLLR; this is encoded by the coding sequence ATGACCAGATTTTGCTTCGTATTTATTGTGTTGCTTGCTTTTGCTTCGCCATCATATTCGCAGGCCCTTGAGTTTATACAGAACAAGGGTCAGTGGGATGAGAAAGTGAAATTTAAAAGTGATATGGGCGGCAGTGTATTCTTTTTACAACAAACGGGTTATCGTGTAAGGCTAAACAAAAAAGAAGATCTGGAGAAAATAGCTGCAAGTTATTCCGGCCATGTGCACGGTAAAAATGATAAGATGGTTAGCAGTGCTGCCCTGTCGCTCACCACTGCCGGGGCGCCAGACAATAAAACCAATCATGAGAATAATGGCGGCACACAAAGCCCTGTTGTTTTACATTCACATGCTTACGAAGTAAATTTTCTCAATGCATCAGCCAATGCTGTCGCCATTCCAGATAAACCGCTAGATACGTACAACAATTATTTTATAGGCAATGATCCTTCGAAATGGGCGTCGGGTTGCAGCATTTATTATGGCATTACATACAAAAACATGTATCCTGGTATAGATGTGCGGTATTACTCAGACAGAGGTAATCTTAAATACGACATCATTGTAAATCCAAACGCAGATATCAGCAAACTGGCCCTGAAATTTGATGGTGTAAATGGGTTGGCTGTAAAAAATGGTAACCTGGTTATCAAAACATCGTTGGGTGATGTTTCGGAACTAAGCCCTTACTCTTACCAGTTTGACGCAAAAGGAAAAACAGAAGTAGATGCAAAATATGTGGTGGATGGAAATATCGTACGTTTCAAGCTTGGTAATTATTCGAAAAATGCTACGTTGGTTATAGACCCTACACTTATCTTTTCCAGTTTTTCGGCAAGTATCAGCGATAACTGGGGTTTTACGGCTACGTACGATGGTGCAGGTAATTTTTATGGTGGTGGTATTTCATTTGCCACAGGATTTCCTGTATCACCCGGTGCTTTCCAGGAAACATTTGGGGGTGGTCAGGAATTTGAAAATACAAGCGGTTACGATATTGCGCTTATTAAACTCACGCCTAACGGTTTTAACCGCATTTATGCTACCTATATTGGCGGCTCTGGCAATGAGCAGCCACATAGCCTTATAGTAGACAATGCAGGAGACTTGGTAATCGCAGGAAGAACAAGCTCTCCCAATTACCCCACAACAGCCTCCACCTTTGGGCCAGGTGGCGGTTTTGACATTATTCTTACTATTCTAAACCCCACAGGTACAGCATTGGTAGGTTCAAGAAAAATTGGTGGCTCTGGTTCAGATGGTTTAAATATCCAGCAGAATAGCTCTGGTTCAATCAAGAGTCTTTTTCGCAACTATGGAGATGATGCACGAAGTGAGGTTATTGTAGACAGAAACAACAATATATACCTTGCATCGTGTACACAATCCACCAATTTTCCTGTTACGGCTGGTGCCGCACAGGGCAGCAGCGGCGGTGGCCAGGATGGAGTGGTTATAAAAGCTTCACCCAATCTATCCAATATACTTTTTAGTACTTATCTCGGCGGCAGTGGTGATGATGCAGCCTTTGTACTATCCATTAACCCTACCAATAATAATATTTACGTGGCAGGTGGCACAACCAGTAATAACTTAAGGGGCACGGGCGGAGTAAACGGGCCTGTATTGTTTAGCGCATTCAGCGGCGGCGCCTGTGATGGTTTTGTTTCTATTTTAAACAATGCCGGAAGTTCTCTGATAAAGACGGTATATGTAGCGTCAGCCAATGCAGGCAGCGATGATGTAGTGTACGGAATTCAGTTTGACAGGAAAGGTTTTCCGTACATAACAGGTACAACCACTGTTGCTTTTCCTTTAGCAGGTAACCCGGCGTTTAATTCGCAATCGTCAGGAAAACAGTTTATAACCAAAATGCAGCCAACACTCAACGGTGTGGTATACTCTACAAATTTTGGTAAAGCAGGTAGCAGTGTGCCGGATATTTCGCCCACAGCATTCCTGGTAGACCGGTGTGAAAATGTGTATGTGGCGGGTTGGGGTGGAGGTTTAAACCTTCGCTTTGCTAATGCCGGTACACAGGGATTGATAACAACACCCGATGCCATCAGGCCTACGTCAGATGGCAGTGATTTCTACTTTTTTATCCTCGAAAAAAATGCTTTAAGCCAGTTGTACGGAACATTCTTTGGAAATATTGACCCGATAGCCGATGTAGGAGACCATGTAGATGGTGGCACCAGCCGGTTTGATAGTGAAGGTATCATATACGAAGCGCTTTGTGCCAACTGTCGAAAAGAAGGAACGTTCCCCACAGCGCCGGCAAGTGTGTGGGGGCGCGTAAATCCTGCTCAGGGTGGCGCAGAGTGTAACCTGGCCATGGTAAAAATAGCTTTCGAATTTGCCGGTGTTGGCTCAGCCATCCGTTCCTCTATTGCTGGCGTGCCAAGAGATACTGCCGGATGCGTTCCCTTAACTGTAGACTTTACAGACACCATTGGTAATGCACAGAAGTATATCTGGAATTTTGGAGATGGCTCTGCTGATACCACCACACCTACGGCCAATGTAAGTCACACATTCAATTCCATCGGTAAATTCAGGGTAAGGTTAATATCAATAGATTCGAACACCTGTAACATTGCAGATACTTCTTACCTGACCATTAAGGTTGGCGCTAATAAAGCAGATCTTGCTATTAATGTACAAAAGCTCGATCCTTGCGAAGCATTACTTTACCAGTTTAACAACAACTCCGTTGCACCACCATCATTTCCTTTTGGGGCACAAAGTTTTGAATGGAGTTTTGGCGATGGCATAACGCTGATCAGCGATCAAACATCACTGACCCACAGTTATGCCGCTCCGGGGACCTATAAAGTTGTATTAAGACTTATTGATACATCGTATTGCAATTACCCGGATTCTATCGCTATTACTCTAAGGGTTGCCGTAAACGTAGATGCACTTTTTGAAACACCGGCATCGGGCTGTGCTCCGTATACGGCCGTATTTACCAATACATCAATCGGCGGGGCCCAGTTTACCTGGGATTTTGGTGACGGTACAACTTCAACAGAAGAGAACCCGGTACATGTATTTACCACACCCGGAACGTATACAGTGCGTATGATTGCCAGTGACCCTAATACCTGTAACAAAATTGATAGTACACTACAGACGATCATCGTCAGTGCTTCTCCTGCTGCTGCATTTACATTTTCACCACAGGTACCCAAAGAAAACCAGGAATATACATTTACCAATTCTTCTCTTGGTGCAGTAAAATATAAATGGGATTTTGGAGATGGCGACACAATTGTCACCACAAGGATTGATACTACCATCAAACACACATACAGTGCAACTGGCACATTCAACGTTTGCCTTACGGCAACCAACCAGTACGGGTGCGATAGCACAGTTTGTGCCCCCATCAGCGCAATCATTGTTCCACTTGTTGATGTGCCAAATGCCTTTACACCTAATGGCGACGGAACTAATGATATTGTAAGGGTGCGTGGTTTTGGTATAGCTAAAATGGATTGGCGCATTTACAACCGTTGGGGTACAATGGTATTCAGGGGTACCACTGTAAAACAAGCGTGGGATGGCAAATATAACGGCGTTTTACAACCACAGGAAGTCTACGTGTATGTGCTTGATATAACATATTCAGACGGTACCAAATACAGAAAATCGGGTGATATTACCCTATTGAGATAG